The following are from one region of the Myxococcales bacterium genome:
- a CDS encoding ThuA domain-containing protein: MSDTSRRQLLRGTATVGLTVALPGRALSQSEPASPAARPADKEEPPPPPLPRTRGRKNALFVYGGWPGHQPDKCRDLFVPWLKTQGFRVTVADTLDPYADDGFMASLDLVVQIFTMGTIKKEQLKGLLRAVKSGVGLAGWHGGLGDAFRNETEYQFMVGGQWVSHPGGIIGYRVNITDHEDPVTRGVPDFDLRTEQYYMHVDPNNKVLATTTFKGDHADWIADAVMPVCWKKVYGKGRVFYSSLGHTVDVFDVPEALGITRRGLLWASDSRREDTMNLISPAYPAR, translated from the coding sequence ATGTCAGACACGAGCCGAAGACAGCTTCTTCGGGGCACGGCGACGGTGGGTCTCACCGTTGCCCTGCCCGGGCGCGCCTTGTCCCAGTCAGAGCCCGCTTCACCCGCCGCACGCCCGGCCGACAAAGAAGAGCCGCCGCCTCCCCCTCTGCCACGCACCAGGGGCCGCAAAAACGCCCTCTTCGTCTATGGCGGTTGGCCCGGGCACCAGCCGGACAAGTGCAGGGATCTGTTCGTGCCCTGGCTCAAGACGCAGGGCTTCAGGGTCACCGTGGCGGACACCCTCGATCCCTACGCCGATGACGGATTCATGGCCTCGCTCGACCTCGTCGTGCAGATCTTCACGATGGGCACCATCAAAAAAGAGCAGCTCAAGGGTCTGCTCAGGGCCGTCAAGTCGGGCGTGGGCCTGGCCGGGTGGCATGGCGGCCTGGGGGACGCCTTCCGCAACGAGACGGAATACCAGTTCATGGTCGGCGGCCAGTGGGTGTCTCACCCGGGGGGCATCATCGGCTATCGCGTGAACATCACGGACCACGAAGATCCCGTCACCCGCGGCGTGCCCGACTTCGACCTTCGCACCGAGCAGTACTACATGCACGTGGACCCCAACAACAAGGTCCTCGCCACCACCACCTTCAAGGGTGACCATGCCGACTGGATCGCAGACGCCGTGATGCCCGTGTGCTGGAAGAAGGTCTACGGCAAGGGGCGCGTGTTCTACAGCTCCCTCGGGCACACGGTCGACGTGTTCGACGTTCCCGAGGCCCTCGGCATCACACGCCGCGGGCTTTTGTGGGCGAGCGACAGCCGCCGCGAGGATACGATGAACCTGATTTCGCCCGCTTACCCGGCACGGTGA
- a CDS encoding DUF1552 domain-containing protein, translated as MSKRFIERRTVLRGVLGGSSVAIGLTLLEGMLNGNGDALAQGTALAARPFFISWFSGGGPLPSEWTPKETGPGYTLSQTLQGLAATKEYVTVVSGGIFDFGGLAHSDGHPAAVSGTFSHEHKGKSRGGGPTLPSIDQIVADQFEGDGSPIKSMQLGIHPVGPYKGGTSFRGSGQQAGQFMSAETDPGRVFNRLFGGGLPTPPPPPTLPPAGGNMPAPKMPDHKRATVSVLDAVLEHAKSLETRLSAPDKVRLDAHLSSIEAIENQIKQTIPPETPPGTPVDAPPPMPGNDPTTVKCEKPAAPGSPNNDATRHAMMSDLMAMALSCGITRVFSMEWSAAQSEAVYPQYTTMNHHRVNHYDRDNTNKIARYIVDQFGVLLKKLKDTPYGAGNLLDNTAVYHTWEYMDGGQHSLGNPHPVLICGRGGGKLKAGVHHAMSRRDNMSKACLTVLRGIGINAPSFGEKTVSGDAKATEIIPGLLT; from the coding sequence ATGTCCAAGCGATTCATCGAACGCAGAACGGTCCTTCGCGGCGTGCTCGGCGGTAGCTCCGTGGCCATCGGCCTTACTCTTCTCGAGGGCATGCTCAACGGTAACGGCGACGCGCTCGCCCAGGGCACCGCGCTCGCCGCCCGCCCGTTTTTCATCAGCTGGTTTTCGGGAGGCGGCCCCCTTCCCAGCGAGTGGACCCCGAAGGAGACGGGGCCCGGCTACACGCTCTCGCAAACGCTGCAGGGCCTGGCAGCCACGAAGGAGTACGTCACCGTCGTGTCTGGCGGGATCTTCGACTTCGGCGGCCTCGCGCACTCCGACGGCCACCCCGCGGCCGTTTCGGGAACCTTTTCTCACGAGCACAAAGGCAAGTCGCGCGGCGGCGGCCCCACGCTGCCGTCCATCGATCAGATCGTGGCCGACCAGTTCGAGGGCGATGGGTCACCGATCAAGTCCATGCAGCTCGGCATCCATCCGGTGGGTCCCTACAAGGGGGGAACCTCGTTTCGTGGCTCTGGCCAGCAAGCGGGACAGTTCATGTCGGCCGAGACGGATCCCGGGCGCGTCTTCAACCGCCTCTTCGGGGGCGGCCTGCCCACCCCGCCCCCCCCGCCCACGCTGCCGCCCGCCGGCGGCAACATGCCCGCACCCAAGATGCCCGACCACAAGCGAGCCACGGTCAGTGTGCTCGACGCGGTCCTGGAACACGCCAAGTCCCTCGAGACCCGGCTGAGTGCCCCCGACAAGGTCCGTCTCGACGCTCACCTGTCATCAATCGAAGCCATCGAAAACCAGATCAAGCAGACGATTCCCCCAGAGACCCCGCCTGGGACTCCCGTCGATGCGCCACCTCCCATGCCCGGCAACGATCCCACCACCGTCAAGTGTGAAAAGCCTGCGGCGCCCGGCAGCCCCAACAACGATGCCACCCGCCACGCGATGATGTCCGACCTCATGGCCATGGCCCTCTCGTGTGGGATCACGCGCGTGTTCTCCATGGAATGGTCGGCCGCGCAGTCTGAAGCCGTGTACCCGCAATACACGACGATGAACCATCATCGCGTGAACCACTACGACCGTGACAACACCAACAAGATCGCCCGCTACATCGTGGACCAGTTCGGGGTGTTGCTGAAGAAGCTGAAAGACACACCTTACGGCGCCGGCAATCTGCTCGACAACACGGCCGTTTACCACACGTGGGAGTACATGGACGGGGGGCAGCACTCCCTCGGCAACCCTCATCCCGTGCTGATCTGCGGGCGTGGCGGCGGCAAGCTCAAAGCCGGCGTGCACCACGCGATGAGCCGCAGGGACAACATGAGCAAGGCCTGTTTGACGGTGCTGCGCGGAATCGGCATCAACGCCCCGAGCTTCGGCGAAAAGACCGTGAGCGGCGATGCCAAGGCCACCGAAATCATCCCGGGCTTGCTCACCTGA
- a CDS encoding DUF1592 domain-containing protein: MAARLSFALWNSTPDDELLDAAASGALNTQEGVTAQAKRLVASPRGRQAMLEFVKEHLSLDKLDGLVKDTATFSNLPAGLFPAMKREIEENFTHLWDENLNFLSLFEGKSSYVNAELASFYGLQSPNGSAFQKVSLTPQSQRHGLVTFGGLLALHASDRHTSPTSRGVFVYERLLCKHPPDPPDDVAPLGDQPESLKNLPIRERLAKHREDPVCAGCHAFFDPLGLALENYDAVGAYRTQDKGKPVDATWELDNKSYQGPADLAAYLRANPETTRCFAKQVFRSMVGHELSDANQGLVDALETSFASSSYAPAALFVAAVSSDGFRFASKGE; encoded by the coding sequence ATGGCGGCCAGGCTTTCGTTTGCGCTGTGGAACAGCACGCCGGATGACGAACTGCTCGACGCAGCGGCCAGCGGGGCCTTGAACACCCAAGAGGGCGTGACCGCGCAGGCCAAGCGGCTCGTGGCCTCACCCCGCGGCCGCCAGGCCATGCTGGAGTTTGTCAAAGAGCACTTGAGCCTCGACAAGCTGGATGGCCTCGTCAAGGACACGGCGACCTTCTCGAACCTGCCCGCGGGCTTGTTCCCGGCCATGAAGCGCGAGATCGAAGAGAACTTCACGCACCTGTGGGACGAAAACCTCAATTTCTTGTCCCTCTTCGAAGGCAAGTCGTCCTATGTGAACGCGGAGCTGGCCTCGTTTTACGGACTCCAGAGTCCCAACGGCTCTGCCTTCCAAAAGGTAAGCCTCACGCCCCAAAGCCAGCGCCATGGGCTCGTCACCTTCGGCGGCCTGCTGGCATTGCACGCCTCTGACCGGCATACGTCCCCCACGTCTCGCGGCGTGTTCGTCTACGAACGCCTGCTCTGCAAGCACCCGCCCGATCCACCCGACGATGTAGCGCCTCTCGGCGATCAGCCCGAATCGCTCAAGAACCTGCCCATCCGCGAGCGACTGGCCAAGCATCGCGAAGATCCCGTTTGCGCCGGCTGCCACGCGTTCTTCGATCCCCTGGGCCTCGCGCTCGAGAACTACGATGCCGTGGGCGCCTACCGCACCCAGGACAAAGGCAAGCCCGTGGACGCCACCTGGGAACTCGATAACAAAAGCTACCAGGGCCCCGCAGACCTCGCCGCGTATCTGCGCGCCAACCCCGAAACCACCCGATGTTTTGCCAAGCAGGTGTTCCGGTCGATGGTGGGTCACGAGTTGTCCGACGCCAACCAAGGGTTGGTGGACGCTCTCGAGACGTCCTTCGCCTCCTCGAGCTACGCACCGGCGGCGCTCTTCGTGGCTGCGGTCTCGAGCGATGGCTTTCGGTTCGCATCCAAGGGGGAATGA
- a CDS encoding DUF1595 domain-containing protein: MTLSFSLANLERMEDRRGLFGPPCGDVVSASLARFLPPEGLVLEIGCGAGQSRAWLTEAQRARLVHSDMSAAFTAKLTRRWPDARGLTAAAEALPFRAGSLAAVVGLCAFDAVTAPARARDEVARVLGPGGVFVHWLDMTTHLEPVFETLGTESLVAFPNFVADYAHAKGTLDGVPSPLRGHIEGFLDPLDDLVVLPSQSLRDLVELLRRARDPLGDMLSAYADRFAATPPEPAEAAQAFVDVTHHPEAARHLGHVMMSLFLMLWELAPAAHLAAAFRPASSTRHFAARLATLFGSSAGFTVLHSDVVCARRAAEPPPDWPAPWRYYTRRVGHTWASSTPPPAFGVPVATFSAAPAPRTPARPRGSSWNRACSPSWRGFRKHAQTRRSCLRHLVEPLDGRAGTKPAMSADSQFGQVRTGDRNGSGRSGFLLAAFAVVLMGCQAKIADGDSADPGVPNSPGTPGNPGRPGSPPGLDPTDPGNMAPAGPGPSAGIVPPPAGMRRLTATQIRNSVKDIFGVTLGNDVAFDPEDLSRGFSSIGARLVTSSPAAVDKYQSMAATVSGAAFAADKRQALVGCAPKTASEPCIKTFIETLARRLFRRAPEPAEVELFTGLVGKVAEHLQGDLWGALQMTVAGMLQSPHFLYVNEAGRRSEERKDPPLHRVRDGGQAFVCAVEQHAG, encoded by the coding sequence GTGACCCTCAGCTTTTCCCTGGCGAACCTCGAGCGCATGGAGGACCGGCGCGGCCTCTTCGGGCCCCCCTGCGGCGACGTGGTCTCCGCGTCGCTTGCGCGCTTTTTGCCCCCCGAGGGCCTCGTGCTCGAGATCGGCTGCGGCGCGGGGCAAAGCCGGGCTTGGCTCACGGAGGCCCAGCGCGCCCGGCTCGTGCACTCGGACATGTCAGCCGCGTTTACGGCCAAGCTCACGCGGCGCTGGCCCGACGCGCGGGGCCTCACCGCGGCGGCGGAGGCACTGCCATTCCGCGCGGGCTCCCTGGCGGCGGTCGTCGGCCTGTGCGCCTTCGACGCCGTGACCGCACCCGCGCGGGCGCGCGACGAGGTGGCCCGGGTCCTTGGCCCCGGCGGGGTGTTCGTGCACTGGCTCGACATGACCACGCACCTCGAGCCCGTCTTCGAAACGCTCGGCACTGAGAGTCTGGTCGCGTTCCCCAACTTCGTGGCCGATTACGCCCATGCCAAAGGCACCCTTGACGGCGTACCGTCGCCGCTGCGGGGGCACATCGAGGGCTTCCTGGATCCCCTGGATGATCTCGTCGTGCTTCCCAGCCAGAGCCTGAGGGACCTCGTCGAGCTCCTGCGCCGCGCGCGCGATCCGCTGGGGGACATGCTTTCGGCTTACGCGGATCGGTTTGCTGCGACGCCACCCGAACCTGCCGAGGCCGCACAAGCCTTCGTCGATGTGACTCATCACCCCGAAGCGGCTCGCCACCTCGGCCACGTGATGATGAGCCTCTTTTTGATGCTTTGGGAGCTCGCTCCGGCGGCCCACCTGGCCGCGGCTTTCCGGCCTGCTTCGTCGACCCGCCACTTCGCCGCAAGATTGGCAACGCTCTTCGGCAGCAGCGCCGGCTTTACGGTCCTTCACTCCGACGTGGTCTGCGCGCGACGAGCAGCCGAGCCTCCGCCCGATTGGCCCGCACCGTGGAGGTACTACACGAGGCGTGTAGGACATACGTGGGCCAGCTCCACCCCGCCGCCGGCGTTCGGCGTACCGGTCGCAACGTTTTCGGCTGCCCCTGCCCCCCGGACCCCGGCCCGTCCGCGAGGCTCCTCGTGGAATCGGGCGTGTTCACCTTCGTGGCGCGGCTTTCGTAAACACGCACAAACACGTCGTTCATGTCTTCGACACTTAGTTGAGCCCTTGGACGGCCGGGCAGGCACTAAGCCTGCCATGAGCGCGGATTCGCAGTTCGGTCAGGTGCGCACGGGGGACAGGAACGGGAGTGGGCGGAGCGGCTTTCTGCTCGCCGCCTTCGCGGTCGTGCTGATGGGCTGCCAGGCCAAAATCGCCGACGGCGACAGCGCGGATCCCGGCGTTCCCAACAGTCCCGGCACGCCCGGCAATCCTGGAAGGCCGGGAAGCCCGCCGGGGCTCGACCCCACGGACCCCGGCAACATGGCCCCCGCAGGCCCAGGCCCGAGTGCCGGCATCGTCCCCCCGCCGGCGGGCATGCGCCGCCTCACCGCCACACAGATTCGCAACAGCGTGAAGGATATCTTTGGGGTCACGCTCGGCAACGACGTGGCCTTCGACCCCGAGGATCTCTCCCGGGGCTTTTCGTCGATCGGGGCGCGGCTCGTCACCTCGTCGCCTGCCGCCGTGGACAAATATCAATCGATGGCCGCTACGGTCTCGGGAGCCGCCTTCGCCGCGGACAAACGACAGGCGCTCGTGGGTTGTGCCCCGAAGACCGCCTCCGAGCCCTGCATCAAGACCTTCATAGAGACCCTCGCGCGGCGCCTGTTTCGCCGTGCGCCCGAGCCCGCCGAGGTGGAACTCTTCACGGGCCTCGTCGGCAAGGTGGCGGAGCACCTGCAAGGTGATCTCTGGGGCGCGCTTCAGATGACGGTCGCCGGCATGCTGCAATCTCCGCACTTCCTCTACGTGAACGAAGCCGGTCGACGATCCGAAGAACGCAAAGATCCGCCGCTTCACCGGGTACGAGATGGCGGCCAGGCTTTCGTTTGCGCTGTGGAACAGCACGCCGGATGA
- a CDS encoding lactate utilization protein, with protein MSARDELLRALRQRELPVPPLPSLEGPWIRYPDAVAQFTTALGNVGGRVVRVASEDEARAEIAALPALAGAQRVLSFVPGFALKGPAAGPDPHALEDVDLTIVRGQLGVAENGAIWVTGLEGRLQAGLFICQHLAVILDAASLVHNMHEAYARIGTFGPGFGLFLAGPSKTADIEQSLVIGAHGARSAHVFLVG; from the coding sequence ATGAGCGCCCGCGACGAGCTTCTGCGGGCCCTGCGGCAACGGGAACTGCCCGTACCCCCGCTGCCCAGCCTCGAAGGGCCCTGGATTCGCTACCCCGATGCCGTCGCCCAGTTCACGACGGCGCTCGGCAACGTGGGGGGGCGTGTGGTGCGCGTCGCGAGCGAAGACGAGGCGCGCGCCGAGATCGCGGCGCTTCCGGCCCTGGCTGGCGCCCAGCGGGTGTTGTCCTTCGTGCCGGGCTTTGCCCTGAAGGGGCCTGCGGCGGGGCCCGACCCCCACGCGCTCGAGGACGTCGACCTCACGATCGTGAGGGGACAGCTCGGGGTGGCCGAAAACGGCGCCATCTGGGTCACGGGCCTCGAGGGCCGGCTTCAAGCGGGCCTCTTCATCTGCCAGCACCTGGCCGTGATCTTGGACGCGGCCAGCCTCGTCCACAACATGCACGAAGCGTACGCCCGGATCGGCACTTTTGGCCCCGGGTTCGGCCTGTTCCTCGCCGGCCCCTCGAAGACAGCCGACATCGAGCAGTCCCTGGTCATCGGCGCCCATGGGGCCCGCTCGGCCCACGTCTTCCTCGTGGGCTGA
- a CDS encoding lactate utilization protein, with the protein MSPQHDTSPQHDTSPQHDTSPRQDHARAASAFVANRGRATWHDQSLWFIREKRDRAAASLPEWETLRERASQIKAHTVAKLAHYLEEFEANAQRLGVKVHWAANAEEHNRIVLGILQQHGVRKVVKSKSMLTEECHLNPYLERHGLEVVDTDLGERIVQLRQEPPSHIVLPAIHLKKQDVGDTFHQHLGTKAGADDPQYLTESARGHLREKFMAADAGITGVNFAIAETGGVVVCTNEGNADLGVALPKLHIACMGIEKIIPRAADLGVFVRLLARSATGQPITTYTSHFHGPRPGCEMHVVLVDNGRSQIRSSDEFRRSLACIRCGACMNTCPVYRRSGGHSYGSTVPGPIGSILSPAMDAEKHSTLPFACSLCGSCTDVCPVKIDLHHQLFTWRRELALKKLVPATKRLSMKLLSFVLQRSWLFALGGKLMRRLVPKLPRALLYNRFNAWGRQRELPPMPPQSFRELYVIRKRDAASAREPARAAPPAELPSKPSQGDAA; encoded by the coding sequence ATGAGCCCGCAGCACGACACGAGCCCGCAGCACGACACGAGCCCGCAGCACGACACGAGCCCTCGGCAGGACCACGCCCGCGCGGCCTCCGCCTTCGTTGCCAACCGCGGGCGCGCCACGTGGCACGACCAGTCGCTGTGGTTCATCCGGGAAAAGCGGGATCGCGCCGCGGCGTCGTTGCCCGAGTGGGAAACCCTGCGCGAGCGCGCGTCCCAGATCAAAGCCCACACCGTGGCGAAACTCGCCCACTACCTCGAAGAGTTCGAGGCCAATGCGCAGCGACTTGGCGTGAAGGTTCACTGGGCGGCAAACGCTGAAGAGCACAACCGCATCGTGCTCGGCATCTTGCAACAGCATGGCGTGCGCAAGGTGGTCAAGAGCAAGTCCATGCTCACGGAGGAATGCCACCTCAATCCTTATCTCGAACGCCACGGGCTCGAGGTGGTGGATACCGATCTCGGCGAACGCATCGTGCAACTGCGGCAAGAGCCGCCAAGCCACATCGTTTTGCCGGCGATCCACCTCAAAAAGCAGGATGTGGGCGACACGTTTCATCAGCACCTCGGCACGAAGGCCGGTGCCGACGATCCGCAATACCTCACCGAAAGCGCGCGCGGGCACCTGCGCGAGAAGTTCATGGCCGCCGATGCCGGCATCACGGGCGTCAACTTCGCGATCGCGGAGACCGGGGGCGTGGTCGTGTGTACGAACGAGGGCAATGCCGATCTCGGCGTGGCGCTGCCGAAGCTTCACATCGCGTGCATGGGCATCGAAAAGATCATCCCGCGCGCGGCGGATCTGGGGGTTTTCGTCCGGCTCCTCGCACGCTCGGCCACGGGACAGCCCATCACCACGTACACGTCCCATTTCCATGGCCCCCGCCCGGGGTGCGAGATGCACGTCGTGCTTGTCGACAACGGGCGCAGCCAGATTCGATCGAGCGACGAGTTTCGCCGCAGCCTCGCGTGCATCCGCTGTGGCGCGTGCATGAACACCTGTCCGGTTTACCGCCGCAGCGGGGGCCACAGCTACGGCAGCACGGTCCCGGGACCGATCGGTTCCATCCTCTCGCCGGCCATGGACGCCGAAAAACACAGTACGCTTCCCTTCGCTTGCAGCCTGTGCGGTTCGTGTACGGATGTCTGCCCCGTCAAGATCGACCTGCACCACCAGCTGTTCACGTGGCGCCGCGAGCTGGCGCTCAAAAAACTGGTGCCGGCCACCAAACGGTTGTCGATGAAGCTTTTGTCCTTCGTGCTTCAGCGCAGCTGGCTCTTCGCTCTCGGTGGCAAGTTGATGCGCAGGCTCGTGCCCAAGCTTCCGCGGGCGCTGCTCTACAACCGGTTCAACGCCTGGGGTCGGCAGCGCGAGCTTCCCCCCATGCCACCGCAGTCCTTCCGCGAGTTGTACGTCATCCGCAAGCGGGACGCGGCTTCCGCGCGTGAGCCCGCACGCGCAGCTCCGCCCGCCGAGCTGCCCTCGAAACCCTCACAGGGAGATGCCGCATGA
- a CDS encoding (Fe-S)-binding protein, with protein sequence MKVGLFVPCYIDQLYPDVALATLEVLERRGLQVEFPPGQTCCGQPMANTGCTEAARPLAEHFLRHFAPYDYVVCPSGSCVSMVRHHYDEYFPGDTAFASLKARTFELCEFLTDVLKVDTWTGRFPYKVGLHQSCHGLRELHLGKPSELMNEAPNKVRQLLAGLEGLELVSLARPDECCGFGGTFAVAEEAVSCMMGQDRIADHNQAGTAVLTAADMSCLMHLEGILRRQGQTIAVMHVAQILAGRPVPQIVAGASALVQLRRAS encoded by the coding sequence ATGAAGGTTGGCCTTTTTGTCCCCTGTTACATCGACCAGCTCTACCCCGACGTGGCGCTCGCCACCTTGGAGGTGCTCGAACGGCGCGGGCTCCAGGTCGAGTTTCCTCCCGGGCAGACCTGCTGCGGGCAGCCCATGGCCAACACCGGCTGCACCGAGGCCGCGCGCCCTCTGGCCGAACACTTCCTGCGCCATTTCGCGCCGTACGATTACGTGGTTTGCCCCTCGGGCAGCTGCGTGTCGATGGTGCGGCACCACTACGACGAGTACTTCCCTGGCGACACGGCGTTCGCCAGCCTCAAGGCACGCACCTTCGAGCTTTGCGAGTTCCTGACCGATGTATTGAAGGTGGACACATGGACTGGCCGATTCCCCTACAAGGTGGGCTTGCACCAAAGCTGCCACGGCCTGCGGGAGCTGCACCTCGGCAAGCCGAGTGAGCTCATGAACGAAGCCCCGAACAAAGTCCGGCAGCTGCTCGCGGGCCTCGAGGGCCTCGAGCTGGTCTCGCTGGCGCGGCCCGACGAGTGTTGCGGTTTTGGGGGCACCTTCGCCGTGGCCGAGGAAGCCGTGTCGTGCATGATGGGGCAGGATCGGATCGCCGATCACAACCAGGCCGGAACGGCCGTGCTCACCGCCGCCGACATGTCCTGCCTCATGCACCTCGAAGGGATCTTGCGCCGACAAGGCCAAACGATCGCGGTGATGCACGTGGCGCAGATCCTCGCCGGACGGCCCGTGCCCCAAATCGTGGCGGGCGCGAGCGCTCTCGTACAACTAAGGAGGGCTTCATGA
- the rpmG gene encoding 50S ribosomal protein L33, producing the protein MAKGNRVIVQLESTAGTGYRYTTTKNKRTKPDRIEIKKYDPKARKHVPFKETK; encoded by the coding sequence ATGGCCAAAGGCAATCGCGTCATCGTCCAACTCGAGTCCACTGCGGGCACGGGGTATCGGTACACCACCACCAAGAACAAGCGCACCAAGCCCGATCGGATCGAGATCAAAAAATACGATCCCAAGGCGCGCAAGCACGTTCCTTTCAAGGAGACGAAGTAA
- the rplX gene encoding 50S ribosomal protein L24, whose amino-acid sequence MPARIRKGDTVVVIAGKDKGKTGEVLRFEGDDRVVVQRINMQKRHKRPTQQNQSGGIVEQEGTIHVSNVMLADPKEPTKGTRVGFRKDGDKLVRVAKRSSTDVPAA is encoded by the coding sequence ATGCCCGCTCGCATTCGTAAAGGTGACACGGTCGTCGTCATTGCCGGCAAGGACAAGGGCAAGACGGGCGAGGTGCTTCGCTTCGAAGGTGATGACCGCGTGGTGGTCCAGCGCATCAACATGCAGAAGCGCCACAAGCGACCCACCCAGCAAAACCAGAGCGGCGGCATCGTGGAGCAGGAAGGCACCATTCACGTCTCGAACGTGATGCTGGCCGACCCCAAGGAGCCCACGAAGGGAACCCGCGTCGGCTTCCGCAAGGATGGCGACAAGCTGGTTCGCGTGGCGAAGCGCAGCAGCACCGACGTTCCTGCGGCCTGA
- a CDS encoding CDP-alcohol phosphatidyltransferase family protein has translation MKLKDYVTLGNLLGGFAAVVALFLGSFDWACLLIYIAYVFDVLDGPVARLTGQYDTFGSVLDEVCDYITNSVMASFVLFWAFWKNVQYPLPLAAIIAAFPLTLGTLRQARSMDRPLSYPCYWLGLPRPVLALFALSLVNSSWFNAKAAPWNVVAPASVALLIVVGSFFHLSRIPFPNHQKRRFMGPMRFGKWVFLGGSPVMFVVSAALGNGRLVYDYLVFLFVSYVFFSWTQIPKEDLRRIRAYIATGTLQNPLVHRESNWRPKTRVPALEPTTDATE, from the coding sequence GTGAAGCTAAAGGATTACGTAACCTTAGGCAATCTGCTCGGGGGTTTCGCCGCGGTGGTGGCGCTGTTTTTGGGCTCTTTCGATTGGGCCTGCCTCCTCATCTACATCGCTTACGTGTTCGACGTACTCGACGGCCCGGTCGCCCGCCTCACCGGCCAGTATGACACCTTCGGCAGCGTGCTCGACGAGGTCTGCGACTACATCACGAACTCGGTGATGGCCAGCTTCGTGCTGTTCTGGGCGTTCTGGAAAAACGTTCAGTACCCGCTGCCCCTGGCGGCGATCATCGCTGCCTTTCCGCTTACGCTCGGAACCCTCCGCCAAGCGCGCTCGATGGACCGGCCGCTCTCGTACCCCTGCTACTGGCTGGGGCTGCCCCGGCCGGTGCTGGCCCTCTTTGCGCTTTCACTCGTGAACTCGAGCTGGTTCAACGCAAAAGCCGCGCCGTGGAACGTGGTGGCCCCCGCGTCGGTGGCTCTGCTCATCGTGGTGGGCAGCTTCTTTCACCTCTCCCGGATCCCCTTTCCCAACCACCAAAAGCGGCGCTTCATGGGACCCATGCGTTTTGGCAAATGGGTGTTCCTGGGGGGCTCACCCGTGATGTTCGTGGTCAGCGCCGCGCTGGGCAACGGACGGCTCGTCTACGACTACCTGGTGTTCCTCTTCGTGAGTTACGTCTTCTTTTCGTGGACCCAGATCCCGAAGGAAGATCTCCGCCGCATCCGCGCCTACATCGCCACGGGCACGCTGCAAAACCCCCTCGTGCACCGGGAAAGCAACTGGCGCCCGAAGACGCGCGTGCCCGCTCTCGAGCCCACGACGGACGCCACGGAATAA